One Ricinus communis isolate WT05 ecotype wild-type chromosome 1, ASM1957865v1, whole genome shotgun sequence DNA window includes the following coding sequences:
- the LOC8262255 gene encoding uncharacterized protein LOC8262255: MEKEIIDYTLVPLGLAVMVAYHSWLLYRILNKPSKTVIGVNTINRRFWVRAMMEDPSKNGVLAVQTLRNNIMASTLLASTAIMLSSLIAVLMTSGYANRSTWNFVYGDTSELGLSIKFFSILVCFLVAFLFNVQSIRYYSHASILINVPFRKMPSFHNNHHLTAEYVSRSVNRGSYFWSLGLRAFYFSFPLFLWIFGPIPMFLCCLVLVLMLYFLDVTFECGWAVAISDCDHNYDELENQSPTSYA; encoded by the exons ATGGAGAAAGAAATTATTGATTACACGCTGGTCCCGTTAGGTCTAGCTGTAATGGTTGCTTATCACTCATGGCTTCTCTACCGAATCCTTAACAAACCCTCCAAGACTGTTATTGGCGTTAATACCATCAATCGGCGCTTCTGGGTTCGCGCTATGATGGAG GACCCCTCCAAGAATGGAGTTCTTGCAGTCCAGACTCTGCGTAACAACATAATGGCGTCGACCCTTTTGGCCTCTACGGCAATTATGCTCAGCTCCCTTATTGCAGTGCTAATGACAAGCGGATACGCTAATCGATCTACTTGGAATTTTGTTTATGGGGACACGAGTGAACTGGGTTTGTCCATTAAGTTCTTTTCTATATTGGTGTGCTTCTTGGTTGCCTTCTTGTTCAACGTCCAATCAATAAGGTATTATAGCCATGCAAGTATCCTTATCAACGTTCCCTTCAGGAAGATGCCCTCTTTCCACAACAACCACCATCTCACGGCGGAATATGTGTCCAGGTCTGTAAATCGGGGTAGCTATTTTTGGTCCTTAGGATTGCGTGCTTTCTACTTCTCTTTCCCTCTCTTTTTATGGATCTTTGGGCCAATACCTATGTTTTTGTGTTGTTTGGTCCTTGTGCTCATGCTCTATTTTCTTGATGTAACCTTTGAATGTGGCTGGGCTGTTGCCATTTCGGACTGTGATCACAATTATGATGAACTTGAGAATCAAAGTCCAACTTCATATGCATAG